From one Brachypodium distachyon strain Bd21 chromosome 4, Brachypodium_distachyon_v3.0, whole genome shotgun sequence genomic stretch:
- the LOC100825235 gene encoding uncharacterized protein LOC100825235 isoform X2 produces the protein MMARFVNKRDGVAGNRWDITTSYSEKLENEKKYARFCRPICAGPGLWQVTSGENTHAVNLEAKTCGCRKWDLTGMPYNHAIAAIYKAKQHPEDYVHPFFEKELYLQTYSPVIYPVPGQHDWTKTNTDDIDPPIFLKHPGRPKHKRRKGQFEPPAARDTSIMGVITCSNCKLQGHNYLSCKKALRPELQIRKNNHKANRTVPDYVSNPPSPTQGQVAPTSSQQAEQELPRTSSSSRATATTPPRTGAPAPAPRRSPRHAQAGTVAPAPAPRRSTRQGQAGTAAPAPAPRRSPRHAQAGTAAPAPAPRRSTRQATAFSAPRPSGAEHEEQAGASRPRKKGNKIM, from the exons ATGATGGCCAGATTTGTGAACAAAAGAGATGGAGTTGCAGGAAACAGATGGGATATTACAACATCATATAGTGAGAAGctggaaaatgaaaaaaagtaTGCTAGGTTTTGTAGACCAATTTGTGCTGGACCTGGATTATGGCAAGTGACAAGTGGTGAGAATACCCATGCTGTGAACCTTGAAGCTAAGACATGTGGCTGTAGGAAGTGGGATTTAACTGGCATGCCTTACAATCATGCAATTGCAGCAATCTACAAGGCTAAACAACATCCAGAGGATTATGTTCATCCATTTTTCGAGAAAGAGTTGTATCTCCAAACCTACAGCCCTGTCATTTATCCTGTACCTGGTCAGCATGATTGGACCAAGACCAACACTGATGACATTGATCCCCCTATCTTCTTGAAGCATCCTGGCAGACCAAAGCATAAAAGGAGAAAGGGACAGTTTGAGCCTCCAGCTGCTAGGGACACTTCTATAATGGGAGTTATTACATGCAGTAATTGCAAGCTGCAAGGACATAACTACTTAAGCTGCAAGAAAGCACTGAGGCCTGAACTTCAGATTAGGAAAAATAATCACAAG GCAAACAGGACTGTCCCTGATTATGTCAGTAACCCACCTTCTCCAACACAAGGTCAAGTAGCTCCAACATCTTCTCAGCAAGCAGAGCAAGAACTACCAAGAACATCTTCTAGCAGCAGAGCAACAGCAACTACACCACCTAGAACAGGTGCTCCAGCTCCTGCCCCAAGAAGGTCACCAAGGcatgctcaagccggcacagTTGCTCCAGCTCCTGCCCCAAGAAGATCAACAAGACAAGGTCAAGCCGGCACAGCTGCTCCAGCTCCTGCCCCAAGAAGGTCACCAAGGcatgctcaagccggcacagCTGCTCCAGCTCCTGCCCCAAGAAGATCAACAAGACAAGCGACTGCTTTCTCAGCTCCAAGGCCATCAGGTGCAGAACATGAAGAGCAGGCTGGAGCAAGTAGACCCAGGAAGAAGGGAAACAAAATTATGTAA
- the LOC100825235 gene encoding uncharacterized protein LOC100825235 isoform X1 gives MDQTIHWFILDVRSKPIVTVIDGIRTKMMARFVNKRDGVAGNRWDITTSYSEKLENEKKYARFCRPICAGPGLWQVTSGENTHAVNLEAKTCGCRKWDLTGMPYNHAIAAIYKAKQHPEDYVHPFFEKELYLQTYSPVIYPVPGQHDWTKTNTDDIDPPIFLKHPGRPKHKRRKGQFEPPAARDTSIMGVITCSNCKLQGHNYLSCKKALRPELQIRKNNHKANRTVPDYVSNPPSPTQGQVAPTSSQQAEQELPRTSSSSRATATTPPRTGAPAPAPRRSPRHAQAGTVAPAPAPRRSTRQGQAGTAAPAPAPRRSPRHAQAGTAAPAPAPRRSTRQATAFSAPRPSGAEHEEQAGASRPRKKGNKIM, from the exons ATGGATCAGACCATTCATTG GTTCATTTTAGATGTCAGGTCCAAACCAATAGTCACCGTGATAGATGGTATCAGGACAAAAATGATGGCCAGATTTGTGAACAAAAGAGATGGAGTTGCAGGAAACAGATGGGATATTACAACATCATATAGTGAGAAGctggaaaatgaaaaaaagtaTGCTAGGTTTTGTAGACCAATTTGTGCTGGACCTGGATTATGGCAAGTGACAAGTGGTGAGAATACCCATGCTGTGAACCTTGAAGCTAAGACATGTGGCTGTAGGAAGTGGGATTTAACTGGCATGCCTTACAATCATGCAATTGCAGCAATCTACAAGGCTAAACAACATCCAGAGGATTATGTTCATCCATTTTTCGAGAAAGAGTTGTATCTCCAAACCTACAGCCCTGTCATTTATCCTGTACCTGGTCAGCATGATTGGACCAAGACCAACACTGATGACATTGATCCCCCTATCTTCTTGAAGCATCCTGGCAGACCAAAGCATAAAAGGAGAAAGGGACAGTTTGAGCCTCCAGCTGCTAGGGACACTTCTATAATGGGAGTTATTACATGCAGTAATTGCAAGCTGCAAGGACATAACTACTTAAGCTGCAAGAAAGCACTGAGGCCTGAACTTCAGATTAGGAAAAATAATCACAAG GCAAACAGGACTGTCCCTGATTATGTCAGTAACCCACCTTCTCCAACACAAGGTCAAGTAGCTCCAACATCTTCTCAGCAAGCAGAGCAAGAACTACCAAGAACATCTTCTAGCAGCAGAGCAACAGCAACTACACCACCTAGAACAGGTGCTCCAGCTCCTGCCCCAAGAAGGTCACCAAGGcatgctcaagccggcacagTTGCTCCAGCTCCTGCCCCAAGAAGATCAACAAGACAAGGTCAAGCCGGCACAGCTGCTCCAGCTCCTGCCCCAAGAAGGTCACCAAGGcatgctcaagccggcacagCTGCTCCAGCTCCTGCCCCAAGAAGATCAACAAGACAAGCGACTGCTTTCTCAGCTCCAAGGCCATCAGGTGCAGAACATGAAGAGCAGGCTGGAGCAAGTAGACCCAGGAAGAAGGGAAACAAAATTATGTAA
- the LOC100827208 gene encoding 1-aminocyclopropane-1-carboxylate oxidase yields MVIPVIDFSRLDGDDRAVALMEIAAGFEEWGFFQLVNTGIPDELLERVKKVCSDCYKLREEGFKESNPAVKALAALIDQEGEGLPARKVQGMDWEDVFTLHDDMPWPSIPPTFKETMMEYRRELKKLAEKMLGVMEELLGLEEGHITKVFSKDGDFEPFYGTKVSHYPPCPRPEMVDGLRAHTDAGGLILLFQDDRVGGLQVLGHDGVWADVQPVENAIVINTGDQIEVMSNGRYKSAWHRVLATRDGNRRSIASFYNPARMATISPATPATTDTNSDYPSFMFGDYMEVYVKQKFQDKQPRFAAAAATAKELVE; encoded by the exons ATGGTGATCCCTGTCATTGACTTCTCAAGGCTCGACGGAGATGACAGGGCGGTGGCTCTGATGGAGATCGCCGCCGGGTTCGAAGAGTGGGGGTTCTTCCAG CTGGTGAACACCGGCATCCCCGATGAGCTGTTGGAGAGGGTGAAGAAGGTGTGCAGCGATTGCTACAAGCTGCGCGAGGAGGGGTTCAAGGAGTCCAACCCCGCAGTCAAGGCCCTCGCTGCCCTGATTGACCAGGAAGGCGAGGGCCTCCCCGCGAGGAAGGTCCAAGGCATGGATTGGGAGGACGTCTTCACCCTCCATGACGACATGCCTTGGCCCTCCATCCCCCCCACCTTCAA GGAGACGATGATGGAGTACAGGAGggagctgaagaagctggcggagAAGATGCTGGGGGTGATGGAGGAGCTGTTGGGGCTGGAGGAAGGGCACATCACCAAGGTCTTCTCCAAGGACGGTGACTTCGAGCCCTTCTACGGCACCAAGGTGAGCCACTACCCGCCGTGCCCGCGGCCGGAGATGGTGGACGGGCTGCGTGCCCAcaccgacgccggcggccttATCCTGCTCTTCCAGGATGACCGCGTCGGCGGATTGCAGGTGCTGGGCCACGACGGCGTCTGGGCCGATGTCCAGCCAGTCGAGAACGCCATCGTCATCAACACCGGCGACCAGATCGAG GTGATGAGCAACGGGCGGTATAAGAGCGCCTGGCACCGCGTGCTGGCCACCCGCGACGGCAACCGGCGATCCATCGCCTCCTTCTACAACCCGGCACGCATGGCCACCATATCTCCAGCGACACCCGCCACCACCGACACCAACTCTGACTACCCAAGCTTCATGTTCGGGGACTACATGGAGGTGTACGTGAAGCAGAAGTTCCAAGACAAGCAGCCCAGGTtcgccgcagcggcagcgacAGCCAAGGAATTGGTGGAGTGA
- the LOC104584619 gene encoding uncharacterized protein LOC104584619: MISKPCSSGDLTHGEIEDDPQAEGQRSAARRHTGAPSSTEPQLAGMDFHSWLRSLDDAVGFRCPNPTDASAKNTRLESYGKLCVLGLIVMCFGRTADVLKVIHETNKHHGYYCVIYFTFSLLIMLMGLVTVAFSKSAPLHMFVAALGAWQAMVLVSLVAFLHLGLVEYLPSPENAIYLMMATPVPFTLYWWFSASDPWILYKIGRLVMLIIMLPYHAVFWLQSVGYQAGIRIQAKGINAGVHACRTLARHFPWYH, encoded by the exons ATGATCTCAAAACCCTGCAGTTCCGGGGATCTGACACACGGGGAGATTGAAGACGATCCACAGGCAGAAGGCCAACGCAGCGCCGCACGACGCCACACCGGCGCTCCGTCGTCCACGGAGCCGCAGCTAGCAG GGATGGATTTTCATAGTTGGCTTCGGTCCCttgatgatgctgttgggTTTAGATGCCCAAACCCAACAGATGCTAGTGCCAAGAACACCAGGCTAGAAAGTTATGGGAAATTATGTGTCTTAGGATTGATAGTTATGTGCTTCGGTAGAACTGCTGATGTGTTGAAAGTCATTCACGAGACTAACAAGCATCATGGATACTATTGTGTCATATACTTTACTTTCTCGTTGTTAATCATGTTGATGGGATTAGTCACAGTTGCATTTTCGAAGTCAGCACCACTGCATATGTTTGTTGCTGCTCTGGGAGCATGGCAAGCAATGGTTTTGGTTTCTTTGGTTGCTTTTTTGCACTTGGGTTTAGTTGAGTACCTCCCCTCACCTGAGAATGCAATATACTTAATGATGGCAACTCCTGTCCCATTTACTTTGTACTGGTGGTTTAGTGCAAGTGACCCATGG ATTCTATACAAAATTGGGCGGTTGGTGATGTTGATCATCATGTTGCCTTACCATGCTGTGTTCTGGCTTCAATCAGTAGGATACCAAGCCGGTATTCGGATTCAAGCAAAAGGGATAAATGCTGGTGTACATGCTTGTAGAACATTGGCACGCCACTTTCCTTG GTACCACTAG
- the LOC100825235 gene encoding uncharacterized protein LOC100825235 isoform X3 has protein sequence MRVERNDPQQHLEGDTDVEDLYDPEPQLVSDIEVEDGQPMLNPERKKPTRKGPTTRSHASVGPSFIPDRIISSSEDSDPGPISDGDDDGAEGMSFVAPLRRKSRSKKQAKRIYYDESRQAAHEQFCLKLCFADVYQFRRGLVNLHIVQSRDFRYHRNCKKRVIVNFKQKNCPFYMVASQIKNEKTFCIKKIFLDHMCGITKESTRINAKWLSKAYEGTIRSDATTNVKSIMDKAMEDFGVEVPKMMAYRAKNKAIEVVLGDHVKQYTRIRDYMQTVIDTNPGSRCIVQTVRPKPGKNPRFHGLFFCVNGPKEGFLNGSDHSLI, from the exons ATGAGAGTTGAGAGGAATGATCCACAGCAACACTTGGAGGGGGATACAGATGTTGAAGACCTTTATGACCCAGAGCCTCAACTTGTTTCAGACATTGAGGTTGAGGATGGGCAACCAATGCTTAATCCAGAAAGGAAGAAACCAACAAGGAAAGGCCCCACAACCAGATCACATGCAAGTGTAGGTCCTAGCTTCATTCCTGACCGCatcatttcttcttctgaagatAGTGATCCTGGTCCTATATCTgatggagatgatgatggggCAGAGGGAATGTCATTTGTGGCTCCTTTAAGGAGGAAAAGCAGATCCAAGAAGCAGGCAAAGAGGATATACTATGATGAATCAAGGCAGGCAGCTCATGAGCAGTTCTGCCTGAAGTTGTGCTTTGCTGATGTATATCAGTTTAGAAGAGGTTTAGTTAATCTGCACATTGTCCAGAGCAGGGACTTCAGGTATCATAGGAATTGTAAGAAAAGGGTTATTGTTAATTTCAAGCAAAAGAACTGTCCATTCTACATGGTTGCATCTCAAATCAAGAATGAGAAGACCTTTTGCATTAAGAAGATTTTTTTGGACCACATGTGTGGGATCACAAAAGAGAGTACAAGGATCAATGCAAAGTGGTTGAGCAAGGCATATGAAGGTACCATTAGATCTGACGCCACAACAAATGTCAAGTCAATCATGGATAAAGCAATGGAAGATTTTGGAGTTGAAGTGCCCAAGATGATGGCTTACAGGGCTAAGAATAAAGCAATAGAAGTTGTTCTTGGTGATCATGTCAAGCAGTATACAAGGATAAGGGACTACATGCAGACTGTAATAGATACCAATCCTGGTAGCAGATGCATAGTCCAAACGGTCAGGCCAAAACCTGGAAAGAATCCTAGATTCCATGGGTTGTTCTTCTGTGTAAATGGCCCAAAAGAAGGTTTTCTGAATGGATCAGACCATTCATTG ATTTAG